From Deltaproteobacteria bacterium, the proteins below share one genomic window:
- a CDS encoding uroporphyrinogen-III synthase — translation NKIAAIGPATADELRQRGIEPDFVPPKYVAESIVDGLLARGAAGARILIPRAAKAREVLPDELARAGSRVHVLPVYETVLAEGELETLREWLADGRVHCVTFTSSSTVENFFALMPPDELAPYRDTIRLACIGPVTAETLRSFGLEADIMPDEYTIPALARALNGRI, via the coding sequence AAACAAGATAGCGGCCATCGGTCCGGCCACGGCCGATGAACTTCGCCAGCGGGGCATAGAGCCCGACTTTGTCCCGCCAAAATATGTGGCCGAGTCCATCGTTGATGGTCTGCTGGCCCGGGGCGCTGCCGGAGCCAGGATCCTCATTCCCAGGGCGGCCAAGGCCAGGGAGGTGCTGCCCGATGAGCTGGCCCGGGCTGGGTCCAGGGTCCACGTGCTGCCGGTCTATGAAACGGTCCTGGCCGAGGGGGAACTCGAGACCCTCCGTGAGTGGCTGGCCGACGGCAGGGTCCATTGCGTGACCTTCACCAGTTCCTCCACGGTGGAGAATTTCTTCGCCCTGATGCCACCGGACGAACTGGCTCCCTATCGGGATACGATCCGTCTGGCCTGCATCGGCCCGGTCACGGCCGAGACCCTGCGGTCATTCGGCCTGGAAGCGGATATCATGCCCGACGAATACACCATTCCGGCCCTGGCCCGGGCACTCAACGGCCGGATATGA